From one Nilaparvata lugens isolate BPH chromosome 2, ASM1435652v1, whole genome shotgun sequence genomic stretch:
- the LOC111049512 gene encoding low choriolytic enzyme-like, with amino-acid sequence MAFDVRKLNHIVIAVVGLVIVLNKLSEGLPIDHPPYEQDGLFEGDIILMPHQISGLKNLVNNKAQLWPNKTLYYTYTESEFSPEQRQQVESAIQDLRHNTCVQFVKRSASDPAGTTYINFRNTGFGCASVVGYHPIGVGLDMFLGGLRCHTHGTIQHELLHSLGFWHEHTRPDRDSHVDIRWENIVPGREFNFKKRDLSDTQYEGMPYDYGSVMHYRSQAFSRDRVSPTIVPFDKEASIMMGQRIRFSNVDIAKLNRLYNCPTGIYYLGDNLVEQEAVIGNLFLNLRNTNTTDTNNVEKLVTEGIKHLKKLP; translated from the exons ATGGCGTTCGACGTTAGGAAATTGAATCACATTGTGATTGCGGTCGTTGGTCTAGTTATTGTTTTGAACAAGCTGAGTGAGGGGTTACCCATTGACCATCCACCATATGAACAAGACGGACTTTTCGAAGGAGACATCATTCTGATGCCACATCAG ATTAGTGGCCTGAAGAACCTAGTGAACAACAAGGCTCAGCTATGGCCGAACAAGACACTGTACTACACGTATACCGAAAGCGAGTTCAGCCCTGAACAGAGACAGCAGGTGGAGAGCGCCATCCAAGACCTGCGTCACAACACGTGTGTCCAGTTTGTGAAGAGGAGTGCCAGCGACCCTGCCGGAACAACTTACATTAATTTCCGTAACACAGGATTCGG GTGTGCTTCAGTAGTGGGCTACCACCCGATCGGCGTGGGTCTGGATATGTTCCTGGGAGGACTGAGGTGTCACACGCACGGCACCATCCAACACGAGCTGCTGCACTCGCTCGGATTCTGGCACGAGCACACGCGACCCGATCGAGATAGTCATGTTGACATTCGTTGGGAAAATATTGTACCAG GTCGAGagtttaatttcaaaaaacgCGATCTCTCCGATACGCAATACGAAGGAATGCCATACGACTATGGGAGTGTGATGCATTATCGATCACAAGCTTTTTCAAGAGACCGCGTCAGTCCGACAATTGTCCCCTTCGACAAGGAAGCGAGCATTATGATGGGCCAGAGAATTCGATTCAGCAACGTCGACATCGCCAAACTGAACCGCCTCTACAACTGCCCAACAGGAATCTACTATCTGGGAGACAATCTAGTCGAACAGGAAGCTGTCATTGGCAATCTCTTCTTGAACCTGCGAAACACGAATACGACTGATACGAATAACGTGGAAAAACTTGTGACCGAAGgcatcaaacatttaaaaaagttGCCGTAA